Proteins encoded in a region of the Methyloterricola oryzae genome:
- a CDS encoding DUF2934 domain-containing protein — translation MFHSQKVLKTIQSLASEPEPDVPAELRRRLIAEAAYFRAEKRGFQPGFESQDWEEAEAEVDARLHAETAYSLYTR, via the coding sequence ATGTTCCATTCGCAGAAGGTCTTGAAGACCATCCAGTCCCTCGCATCCGAGCCTGAGCCCGACGTTCCCGCTGAGCTGCGCCGCCGCCTGATTGCCGAAGCCGCCTATTTCAGGGCTGAAAAGCGCGGGTTCCAGCCTGGATTCGAAAGCCAGGATTGGGAGGAGGCGGAGGCGGAGGTCGATGCGCGGCTTCACGCCGAGACGGCCTACAGCCTTTATACCCGCTAG